In the genome of Geothermobacter hydrogeniphilus, one region contains:
- a CDS encoding radical SAM protein, producing the protein MLWYFDYVEPVFRPPSEARSLILQATIGCSQNGCTFCGMYKMKRFHCRPVEDLVAEMRSIPLPHRAQIQRVFLADGDALVYPQDGLLQILDALAEHFPALTRVACYASPNSLTTKTVDQLRQLRAKKLRILYFGLESGDDATLELINKKFTAARMLELCRLAQQAGMKLSVTAILGLAGTERSAEHAAATADWINALSPEYFSLLTMFRRHNDIHFERINQLSNGQVLEEALAIVRRLNPQRTILRSNHVSNSLNLAGSYPKDRQRLIAQAEVALEQARRSPEWFELVPEYEETHY; encoded by the coding sequence ATGCTCTGGTATTTCGATTATGTTGAACCGGTGTTCAGACCGCCGTCGGAGGCCCGCTCGCTGATCCTGCAGGCCACCATTGGCTGCAGTCAGAACGGCTGCACCTTCTGCGGCATGTACAAGATGAAACGTTTTCACTGCCGTCCGGTAGAAGACCTGGTGGCCGAGATGCGGAGCATCCCGCTGCCGCATCGGGCGCAGATCCAGCGGGTCTTTCTCGCCGACGGCGATGCCCTGGTCTATCCGCAGGACGGACTGCTGCAGATTCTCGACGCCCTGGCCGAACATTTTCCCGCCCTGACCCGGGTCGCCTGCTACGCCTCTCCCAACAGCCTCACCACCAAGACGGTGGACCAGTTGCGGCAGTTGCGCGCGAAGAAGCTGCGCATCCTCTATTTCGGGCTGGAAAGTGGAGATGACGCGACCCTGGAGCTGATCAACAAGAAATTCACCGCCGCGCGGATGCTGGAACTCTGCCGCCTGGCGCAGCAGGCCGGGATGAAGCTGTCGGTGACCGCCATTCTCGGCCTGGCCGGGACCGAGCGCTCGGCGGAACATGCCGCCGCCACCGCCGACTGGATCAATGCCCTGTCGCCGGAGTATTTTTCCCTGCTGACCATGTTTCGCCGCCACAACGACATCCATTTCGAGCGCATCAACCAGCTTAGCAACGGCCAGGTTCTCGAAGAGGCGCTGGCCATTGTCCGCCGCCTCAACCCGCAACGCACCATCCTGCGCTCCAACCACGTCTCCAACAGCCTCAACCTGGCGGGCAGTTACCCGAAGGATCGGCAACGGCTCATCGCCCAGGCCGAGGTGGCCCTGGAGCAGGCACGGCGGAGTCCGGAGTGGTTTGAGCTGGTGCCCGAATACGAAGAAACTCACTACTAG